The Xanthobacter flavus genome includes a window with the following:
- the paoA gene encoding aldehyde dehydrogenase iron-sulfur subunit PaoA, translating to MASSPDLDINRRDVILAGAAAAVASSLPGGAEAQAAAPPAGAGPTRATVSLTVNGVIRELEVDTRTTLLDLLRETLHLTGTKKGCDHGQCGACTVIVDGRRINSCLSLALMHEHQNVTTIEGLGTPDDLHPMQAAFVAHDGYQCGYCTPGQICSAVAVIAEVKADIPSHVTDDLTVPVELTEAEIRERMSGNICRCGAYSNIVEAIVEAGRRA from the coding sequence ATGGCGAGCTCCCCCGATCTCGATATCAACCGGCGCGACGTGATCCTCGCCGGGGCCGCCGCGGCGGTCGCCTCTTCCCTTCCTGGCGGTGCCGAGGCACAGGCCGCCGCGCCTCCGGCGGGCGCAGGGCCTACCCGCGCCACGGTCTCCCTCACCGTCAACGGTGTCATCCGCGAGCTGGAGGTGGATACCCGCACCACGCTGCTCGACCTCCTGCGCGAAACCCTCCACCTCACCGGCACCAAGAAGGGCTGCGACCACGGACAGTGCGGCGCCTGCACGGTGATCGTGGACGGGCGGCGGATCAATTCCTGCCTCTCCCTCGCGCTCATGCACGAGCACCAGAACGTCACCACCATCGAAGGCCTTGGCACGCCCGATGACCTCCACCCCATGCAGGCGGCGTTCGTGGCGCATGACGGCTACCAGTGCGGCTATTGCACGCCGGGGCAGATCTGCTCGGCGGTGGCGGTGATCGCCGAGGTGAAGGCCGACATTCCAAGCCACGTCACCGACGACCTCACCGTTCCCGTCGAACTCACCGAGGCGGAAATCCGCGAGCGCATGAGCGGAAACATCTGCCGCTGCGGCGCCTATTCCAACATCGTGGAGGCCATCGTCGAGGCCGGGAGGCGCGCATGA
- a CDS encoding FCD domain-containing protein, with protein MADLTDTIEALIAERGLQPGARLPAERALAAELNVSRPKLREAIRHLSSRGRLVTRRGGGTYVAPPTDADTSFAGAPFAGALAPLAAAGEPGYWHDVMEIRKSLDADMAYHAALRAGPQDKARLCAALEHVVSAGATDAATQAKADSAFHMAVAEASHNAVMRQVMAGLFDLLRHSISRSLEKLYLIPSTAQALDDQHRAIAAAIIEGRPEEARTAALLHLEFVEDTLRGIEDDAARRRRASRVAQRQTEKDLTP; from the coding sequence TTGGCCGACCTTACCGACACCATCGAAGCCCTCATCGCCGAACGTGGCCTCCAGCCCGGCGCGCGCCTGCCGGCCGAGCGGGCGCTGGCGGCGGAGCTGAACGTGTCGCGGCCGAAGCTCCGCGAGGCCATCCGGCATTTGTCGAGCCGGGGCCGGCTGGTGACCCGCAGGGGCGGGGGCACCTATGTGGCGCCACCCACGGATGCAGACACGTCGTTCGCCGGAGCGCCGTTCGCGGGCGCGCTGGCGCCGCTGGCGGCGGCGGGGGAGCCGGGCTACTGGCACGACGTGATGGAGATCCGCAAATCGCTGGATGCGGACATGGCCTATCATGCCGCTTTGCGCGCCGGCCCGCAGGACAAGGCGCGCCTGTGCGCGGCGCTGGAGCATGTCGTTTCCGCGGGCGCCACCGACGCGGCCACGCAAGCGAAAGCCGATTCCGCCTTCCACATGGCGGTGGCGGAAGCCTCGCACAATGCGGTCATGCGGCAGGTGATGGCGGGGCTGTTCGACCTCCTGCGCCATTCCATCTCGCGCAGCCTCGAAAAGCTCTACCTCATCCCCAGCACCGCGCAGGCGCTGGACGACCAGCACCGCGCCATCGCCGCCGCCATCATCGAGGGCCGGCCCGAAGAGGCGCGCACCGCCGCGTTGCTGCATCTGGAATTCGTCGAGGACACCCTGCGCGGGATCGAGGACGACGCGGCGCGCCGCCGTCGTGCCTCCCGCGTCGCCCAACGCCAAACCGAGAAAGACCTGACGCCGTGA
- a CDS encoding TetR/AcrR family transcriptional regulator: protein MNEALERAPEARGTSGTAADQDVEAKKRLDIIDGARRVFFHKGFDGASMDEIARAASVSKATIYVYFQSKADLFQALVEADRRQSAERLFESDETDADAESLLKRIGVSFMSMMIRPNHIRLVRMVFGVAEKFPAIGRTFFETGPCQGGRRLAELLQRQVEAGRLDIDDCEAAAFEFFNLCQGNQVKALMFGLSEAPTPEDIERTVGRAVRVFLAAYGPKSQPAG, encoded by the coding sequence ATGAACGAGGCACTTGAACGCGCACCCGAGGCGCGTGGGACATCCGGGACCGCCGCCGATCAGGATGTGGAGGCGAAGAAGCGCCTCGACATCATCGACGGCGCGCGCCGCGTGTTCTTCCACAAGGGCTTCGACGGCGCGAGCATGGACGAGATCGCCCGCGCCGCGTCCGTCTCCAAGGCCACCATCTACGTCTATTTCCAGAGCAAGGCCGATCTGTTCCAGGCCCTTGTGGAGGCCGACCGCCGCCAGTCCGCCGAGCGCCTGTTCGAGTCCGACGAGACCGACGCCGACGCGGAGAGCCTTCTGAAGCGCATCGGCGTCTCCTTCATGAGCATGATGATCCGGCCGAACCATATCCGCCTCGTGCGTATGGTGTTCGGCGTGGCGGAGAAATTTCCCGCCATCGGCCGGACCTTCTTCGAGACCGGCCCCTGCCAAGGCGGGCGCCGGCTCGCCGAGTTGCTGCAGCGGCAGGTCGAGGCGGGCCGCCTGGACATCGACGATTGCGAGGCCGCCGCCTTCGAGTTCTTCAACCTGTGCCAGGGCAACCAGGTGAAGGCGCTGATGTTCGGCCTCTCCGAGGCGCCGACGCCGGAGGACATCGAGCGCACGGTGGGCCGCGCCGTCCGCGTCTTTCTCGCCGCCTACGGGCCGAAGAGCCAGCCCGCCGGCTGA
- a CDS encoding HlyD family secretion protein, which produces MEAAAPALTPEPQPDALAEAPAAGVTVLKARREETPPAAPAVEAEAAAPAKDPAKARSRKPLIFGAVLAAAVAVGGWYGMHWWQVGRFQVSTDDAYVAADTSIIAAKVGGYVKSMDVDTNQWVKAGDVIARIDDGDYRLALQAAQNKIATQEATLARFDQQETAARATVDQMKAQLASAEADQKRAQAEFDRQDKLARSDFASRSTLDNARADKDKTAASVEAAKAAIASAEAQVVVLAAQRTEASHVLDELKTARDQAQRDLDFTVVRAPIDGVVGNRAVQVGQLVQTGTRLVAVVPLEGVYVDANFKETQLGRLKPGQSVDVYVDAYPDHDFTGKVVSVSPASGSVFSLLPPENATGNFTKIVQRIPVRIAIDPRVLAKRELRPGMSVTATVDTKSSPSTSTAAAPTPSPAS; this is translated from the coding sequence ATGGAGGCGGCAGCGCCCGCCCTTACCCCCGAACCGCAGCCGGATGCGCTGGCCGAAGCCCCCGCGGCCGGCGTGACCGTGCTCAAGGCGCGGCGGGAGGAGACCCCTCCCGCCGCGCCGGCGGTGGAAGCCGAGGCAGCGGCGCCCGCCAAGGACCCCGCCAAGGCGCGCTCGCGCAAGCCCCTCATCTTCGGCGCGGTGCTGGCGGCGGCGGTCGCCGTTGGCGGCTGGTATGGCATGCACTGGTGGCAGGTGGGCCGCTTCCAGGTGTCGACGGACGACGCCTATGTGGCGGCCGACACCTCCATCATCGCGGCCAAGGTGGGCGGCTACGTGAAGAGCATGGACGTGGACACCAACCAGTGGGTCAAGGCCGGCGACGTGATCGCCCGCATCGATGACGGCGACTATCGCCTCGCCCTCCAGGCGGCCCAGAACAAGATCGCCACCCAGGAGGCGACGCTGGCCCGCTTCGACCAGCAGGAGACGGCGGCCCGCGCCACCGTCGACCAGATGAAGGCGCAGCTCGCCTCGGCCGAGGCCGACCAGAAGCGCGCGCAGGCGGAATTCGACCGGCAGGACAAGCTCGCCCGCTCCGACTTCGCCAGCCGCTCCACCCTCGACAATGCCCGCGCCGACAAGGACAAGACCGCCGCGAGCGTGGAGGCCGCCAAGGCCGCCATCGCCTCGGCCGAGGCGCAGGTGGTGGTGCTCGCCGCCCAGCGCACGGAGGCGTCCCATGTGCTCGACGAGCTGAAGACCGCGCGCGATCAGGCGCAGCGCGACCTCGATTTCACCGTGGTGCGCGCCCCCATCGACGGGGTGGTCGGCAACCGCGCGGTGCAGGTGGGACAATTGGTGCAGACCGGCACGCGCCTCGTCGCCGTGGTGCCGCTGGAGGGCGTCTATGTGGACGCCAACTTCAAGGAGACCCAGCTCGGCCGCCTGAAGCCCGGACAGAGCGTGGATGTCTATGTGGACGCCTATCCGGACCACGATTTCACCGGCAAGGTGGTGAGCGTGTCGCCGGCCTCGGGCTCCGTGTTCAGCCTGCTGCCGCCGGAGAACGCCACCGGCAACTTCACCAAGATCGTGCAGCGCATTCCCGTGCGCATCGCCATCGATCCCCGCGTGCTCGCCAAGCGCGAGCTGCGCCCCGGCATGTCGGTGACCGCGACGGTGGACACCAAGTCCTCCCCGTCCACCTCCACCGCCGCTGCGCCCACCCCCTCGCCCGCGTCCTGA
- the lldD gene encoding FMN-dependent L-lactate dehydrogenase LldD, translating into MIISSASDYREAARRRLPPFLFHYIDGGAYAETTLGRNVSDLTLLALRQRVLRSVGEVDLSTTLLGEDLAMPMALAPIGLCGMFARRGEVQAAKAALGKGIQFTLSTVSVCPIEEVRGQVEKPFWFQLYVLKDRGFMKNALERAWAAGIRTLVFTVDMPVPGARYRDAHSGMSGPNAAVRRMVQAALHPMWAYDVGLMGTPHDLGNVSAYRGHKTTLEDYVGWLGANFDPAIGWRDLEWIREFWKGPMVIKGILDPEDAEDAVRFGADGIVVSNHGGRQLDGVLSSTRALPPIADKVKGSLAILADSGIRSGLDVVRMVAQGADGVLLGRAFVYALATHGQKGVENLIDLFAKEMRVAMTLTGARNLSEISRESLVRDVEQPLKHLSAAAE; encoded by the coding sequence GTGATCATCTCCTCCGCCTCGGACTATCGCGAAGCCGCCCGTCGGCGCCTTCCGCCCTTCCTGTTCCACTACATCGACGGCGGGGCCTATGCGGAGACGACGCTCGGCCGCAACGTCTCGGACCTCACGCTGCTCGCTTTGCGCCAGCGGGTGCTCCGCAGCGTGGGCGAGGTGGATCTCTCCACCACGCTGCTCGGCGAAGACCTCGCCATGCCCATGGCGCTCGCTCCCATCGGCCTGTGCGGCATGTTCGCCCGGCGCGGCGAGGTGCAGGCGGCGAAGGCGGCGCTCGGCAAGGGCATCCAGTTCACCCTCTCCACCGTCTCGGTGTGCCCCATCGAGGAGGTGCGCGGGCAGGTGGAGAAGCCCTTCTGGTTCCAGCTCTATGTGCTGAAGGACCGGGGCTTCATGAAGAATGCGCTGGAGCGCGCCTGGGCGGCGGGCATCCGCACGCTGGTCTTCACCGTGGACATGCCGGTGCCCGGCGCGCGCTACCGCGACGCCCATTCGGGCATGTCCGGCCCCAACGCCGCCGTGCGCCGCATGGTGCAGGCGGCCCTTCATCCCATGTGGGCGTATGACGTGGGCCTGATGGGCACGCCGCACGATCTCGGCAACGTCTCCGCCTATCGCGGCCACAAGACCACGCTGGAAGACTATGTGGGCTGGCTCGGCGCCAATTTCGATCCTGCCATCGGCTGGCGCGATCTGGAATGGATCCGCGAGTTCTGGAAGGGGCCCATGGTCATCAAGGGCATTCTCGATCCGGAGGACGCGGAGGATGCGGTGCGTTTCGGTGCCGACGGCATCGTGGTGTCGAACCATGGCGGCCGCCAGCTCGATGGCGTGCTCTCCTCGACCCGCGCGCTGCCGCCCATCGCCGACAAGGTGAAGGGGAGCCTCGCCATCCTCGCCGATTCCGGCATCCGCTCGGGCCTCGACGTGGTGCGCATGGTGGCGCAGGGGGCGGACGGCGTGCTGCTGGGCCGCGCCTTCGTCTATGCGCTGGCCACCCACGGCCAGAAGGGCGTGGAGAACCTCATCGACCTCTTCGCCAAGGAAATGCGCGTGGCCATGACCCTCACGGGCGCGCGCAACCTCTCGGAAATCTCCCGCGAGAGCCTCGTGCGCGACGTGGAGCAGCCGCTCAAGCACCTCTCCGCCGCGGCGGAGTGA
- a CDS encoding cation diffusion facilitator family transporter: MTEQGVLRISIGVTLLLALLGIVFGLMSGSYAIVFDGVYAMTDASMTVLALVVARLIATSTAPGTPAKGFVAHFTMGFWHLEPMVLGLNGILLMSASVYALINAVGSVMSGGRPLDFDQAILYAVITVAVALAMALFVRRANRTIRSDFLALDAKAWMMSAGLTAALLVAFLVGFAVEGTPRAWISPYIDPVALAVVCLVIIPLPFATVKQALADILLVTPPALKEHVDQVAAGIVARYGFLSFRSYVARVGRGRQIELYFIVPRGWPAMRLEEWDVIRDEIGAAIGSDTPDRWLTIAFTTDPEWAD; this comes from the coding sequence TGTTCGGCCTGATGTCGGGCTCCTACGCCATCGTGTTCGACGGCGTGTATGCGATGACCGACGCCAGCATGACGGTGCTGGCCCTCGTGGTGGCGCGCCTCATCGCGACCTCCACCGCGCCCGGAACGCCGGCGAAGGGCTTCGTCGCGCATTTCACCATGGGCTTCTGGCATCTGGAGCCCATGGTGCTCGGCCTCAACGGCATCCTGCTCATGAGCGCGTCGGTCTATGCGCTCATCAATGCGGTGGGCAGCGTCATGTCCGGCGGGCGACCGCTCGATTTCGACCAGGCGATCCTCTACGCCGTCATCACCGTGGCGGTGGCGCTCGCAATGGCGCTGTTCGTGCGCCGCGCGAACCGGACGATCAGATCTGATTTCCTCGCGCTCGATGCCAAGGCCTGGATGATGTCGGCGGGGCTCACGGCGGCGCTGCTGGTGGCCTTCCTCGTCGGCTTCGCGGTGGAGGGGACGCCGCGCGCGTGGATCTCGCCTTATATCGATCCGGTGGCGCTGGCGGTGGTCTGCCTCGTCATCATCCCTTTGCCGTTCGCCACGGTGAAGCAGGCGCTGGCGGACATCCTGCTCGTCACCCCGCCGGCGCTGAAGGAGCATGTGGATCAGGTCGCCGCCGGCATCGTCGCGCGCTACGGCTTCCTCTCCTTCCGCTCCTATGTCGCGCGGGTCGGGCGGGGGCGGCAGATCGAGCTTTATTTCATCGTCCCGCGCGGCTGGCCGGCCATGCGGCTGGAAGAGTGGGACGTGATCCGCGACGAGATCGGCGCCGCCATCGGCAGCGACACGCCCGACCGCTGGCTGACCATCGCCTTCACCACCGATCCCGAATGGGCGGACTGA
- a CDS encoding FAD binding domain-containing protein: MRPFTYERALTPADAAGAAAANPGARFIAGGTNLLDLMKLQIETPSHLIDVNGLGLDRIEATDDGGLRIGALVRNTDLAADARVRRDYPVLSRALLAGASAQLRNKATTAGNLLQRTRCPYFYDPAQACNKRSPGSGCAALGGYSRQLAVIGVSEACIATHPSDMAVAMRALDAVVETVQPTGTTRKIAIADFHRLPGDTPHIETALEPGELITAVTLPKPLGGRQVYRKVRDRASYAFALVSVAAVVQEDGTGRIAVGGVAHKPWRVEAAEAELPRGAKAVSERLLAGARPTHDNAFKITLVERTIGAVLADGRT; encoded by the coding sequence ATGAGGCCCTTCACCTACGAGCGCGCCCTGACGCCCGCCGACGCGGCGGGCGCGGCTGCGGCGAACCCCGGCGCGCGCTTCATCGCCGGCGGCACCAACCTCCTCGATCTCATGAAGCTGCAGATCGAGACGCCGAGCCACCTCATCGACGTGAACGGCCTCGGCCTCGACCGCATCGAGGCGACCGACGACGGCGGCCTGCGCATCGGCGCGCTGGTGCGCAACACCGACCTTGCCGCCGACGCGCGGGTGCGGCGGGATTATCCCGTGCTCTCCCGCGCGCTTCTCGCCGGGGCGTCGGCCCAGTTGCGCAACAAGGCGACCACCGCGGGCAACCTGCTCCAGCGCACGCGCTGCCCCTACTTCTATGACCCCGCGCAGGCCTGCAACAAGCGCAGCCCCGGCAGCGGCTGCGCCGCGCTCGGCGGCTATTCGCGCCAGCTCGCGGTGATCGGCGTGAGCGAGGCCTGCATCGCCACCCATCCGAGCGACATGGCCGTGGCCATGCGCGCCCTCGATGCGGTGGTGGAGACGGTGCAGCCCACCGGCACCACGCGGAAGATCGCCATCGCCGACTTCCATCGCCTGCCCGGCGACACGCCGCACATCGAGACCGCGCTGGAGCCCGGCGAGCTCATCACCGCCGTCACCTTGCCGAAGCCGCTGGGCGGGCGGCAGGTCTATCGCAAGGTGCGCGACCGCGCCTCCTACGCCTTCGCCCTCGTCTCGGTGGCGGCGGTGGTTCAGGAGGATGGCACCGGGCGCATCGCCGTCGGCGGCGTGGCTCACAAGCCGTGGCGGGTGGAGGCGGCGGAGGCCGAGCTGCCGCGCGGCGCGAAGGCCGTGTCCGAGCGCCTGCTCGCGGGCGCCAGGCCCACCCACGACAATGCCTTCAAGATCACGCTCGTGGAACGCACCATCGGCGCCGTGCTGGCGGACGGGAGGACCTGA
- a CDS encoding DHA2 family efflux MFS transporter permease subunit, protein MADTLTLKPSAAGAPPAAPAAHVDGRRMFAFLCMVFGMFMAILDIQIVSASLAEIQAGLAASSDEISWVQTSYLIAEVVMIPLSGFLSRALSTRWLFAASAAGFTLMSFMCATASSINEMIVYRALQGFLGGGMIPTVFAAAYTVFPREKQPIVAPMIGLVATLAPTIGPTVGGYLTDLFSWHWLFLINVIPGIFVVLAAVTLIDFDEPDFSLLDKFDWWGLLFMAGFLGSLEFVLEEGPTNDWFEDQYIVAFAIVCGLSSLAFFARVFSTDHPVVDLRAFENRNFSIGSAFSFIMGIGLYGLTYLYPVFLGRVRGYSALQIGETMFVTGIAMFLTAPIAGRLMTKIDPRIMMGAGFAAFAVGTWWVTFITKDWDFWELFIPQILRGVGLMIAMIPINNISLGTMPPAQMKNASGLFNLMRNLGGAVGLALINTVLNNRWDLHLARLHEHVEWASAAAVERLDTITAGFAKLGSDASAAALKQMAAIVRQQALVMAFGDVFYLLTFLFCALVIASPLMRRPKPGAGRGGGH, encoded by the coding sequence ATGGCCGACACCCTGACACTGAAGCCATCCGCGGCGGGCGCCCCTCCTGCCGCCCCCGCCGCGCATGTGGACGGACGGCGCATGTTCGCCTTCCTGTGCATGGTGTTCGGCATGTTCATGGCGATCCTGGACATCCAGATCGTCTCCGCCTCGCTGGCCGAGATCCAGGCGGGCCTTGCCGCGTCGTCTGATGAAATCTCCTGGGTGCAGACCAGCTACCTCATCGCCGAGGTGGTGATGATCCCGCTCTCGGGCTTCCTGTCCCGGGCGCTGTCCACCCGCTGGCTGTTCGCGGCCTCGGCGGCGGGCTTCACGCTCATGAGCTTCATGTGCGCGACCGCTTCCTCCATCAACGAGATGATCGTCTACCGCGCGCTGCAGGGGTTCCTGGGCGGCGGCATGATCCCCACCGTCTTCGCCGCCGCCTACACGGTGTTCCCGCGCGAGAAGCAGCCCATCGTGGCGCCCATGATCGGCCTCGTGGCGACGCTGGCGCCGACCATCGGGCCGACGGTGGGCGGCTATCTCACCGACCTGTTCTCCTGGCACTGGCTGTTCCTCATCAACGTCATCCCCGGCATCTTCGTGGTGCTGGCGGCGGTGACGCTGATCGACTTCGACGAGCCGGACTTCTCGCTGCTCGACAAGTTCGACTGGTGGGGCCTCCTCTTCATGGCGGGCTTCCTCGGCAGCCTCGAATTCGTGCTGGAGGAGGGGCCGACCAACGACTGGTTCGAGGACCAGTACATCGTCGCCTTCGCCATCGTGTGCGGGCTGTCGTCCCTCGCCTTCTTCGCGCGCGTCTTCTCCACCGACCATCCGGTGGTGGACCTGCGCGCGTTCGAGAACCGCAATTTCTCCATCGGCTCGGCCTTCAGCTTCATCATGGGCATCGGGCTCTACGGCCTCACCTATCTCTATCCCGTCTTCCTCGGGCGGGTGCGCGGCTACTCGGCGCTGCAGATCGGCGAGACCATGTTCGTCACCGGCATCGCCATGTTCCTCACCGCGCCCATCGCCGGGCGGCTGATGACCAAGATCGACCCGCGCATCATGATGGGCGCGGGCTTCGCCGCCTTCGCGGTGGGCACCTGGTGGGTCACCTTCATCACCAAGGACTGGGATTTCTGGGAACTGTTCATCCCGCAGATCCTGCGCGGGGTGGGGCTGATGATCGCGATGATCCCCATCAACAACATCTCGCTGGGCACCATGCCGCCGGCGCAGATGAAGAACGCCTCCGGCCTGTTCAACCTCATGCGCAACCTCGGCGGCGCGGTGGGCCTCGCGCTCATCAACACGGTGCTGAACAACCGCTGGGACCTCCACCTCGCCCGCCTGCACGAGCATGTGGAATGGGCGAGCGCGGCGGCCGTGGAACGGCTCGACACCATCACCGCGGGCTTCGCGAAGCTCGGCTCGGATGCCTCGGCCGCCGCGTTGAAGCAGATGGCCGCGATCGTGCGCCAGCAGGCGCTGGTGATGGCCTTCGGGGATGTCTTCTACCTGCTCACCTTCCTGTTCTGCGCGCTGGTCATCGCCTCGCCGCTCATGCGCCGGCCCAAACCCGGCGCCGGAAGGGGCGGGGGCCACTGA
- the paoC gene encoding aldehyde oxidoreductase molybdenum-binding subunit PaoC encodes MKFETPAADNPIDQLKVIGHPLPRIDGPFKTTGTAPYAYERHDVAPTAAHGFVVGTTIAKGRVTGIDTAAAEASPGVLAVVTAANAGPLKKGNFNTAHLIAGPEVEHYHQAVALVVAETFEQARAAAALVKVDYAPAEGAFDLAKAMDGAVKPEKGDGMGGPADTMVGDFHGAFAAAPVRLDATYSTPDQAHAMMEPHASTAAWEGDRLTVWTSNQMIEWGRGDLARMLGLPKDKVRLVSPFIGGGFGGKLFVRADALLAALGARAARRPVKVALHRPLMFNNTTHRPATIQRIRIGAGRDGRITAIGHESWSGDLPGGGLETAVNQTRLLYAGAHRLTAMRLATLHLPEGNAMRAPGEAPGMMALEIAMDEMAERLGLDPVEFRILNDTERDPENPDRPFSQRQLVACLRLGAERFGWSRRNPKPGQVREGDLLVGLGMAVGFRNNLLMKSGARVRLDGEGRVTVETAMTDIGTGSYTILAQTAAEMMGVGLDKVRVLLGDSDLPASCGSGGQWGANNATSGVYAACMKLREEVARKLGFNSQEATFSDGEVRAGNRSVPLAQAAGAEGLTAEDAIEYGDLGKRYQQSTFAGHFVEVAVDAATGEARVRRMLAVCAAGRILNPKTARSQVIGAMTMGVGAALFEELAVDRRHGFFVNHDLAGYEVPVHADIPHQEVIFLDETDPISSPMKAKGVGELGLCGVGAAVANAVYNATGVRVRDYPITLDKYIHRLPEVG; translated from the coding sequence ATGAAGTTCGAGACCCCTGCCGCCGACAATCCCATCGACCAGCTCAAGGTCATCGGCCACCCGCTGCCGCGCATCGACGGGCCGTTCAAGACCACCGGCACCGCGCCCTATGCCTATGAGCGGCACGACGTGGCCCCCACCGCCGCCCACGGCTTCGTGGTGGGCACGACCATCGCCAAGGGGCGCGTGACCGGCATCGACACGGCGGCGGCCGAGGCTTCGCCCGGCGTGCTCGCCGTGGTGACGGCCGCCAACGCGGGGCCGCTGAAGAAGGGCAATTTCAATACTGCCCACCTCATCGCCGGGCCGGAGGTGGAGCATTATCACCAGGCCGTGGCTCTGGTGGTGGCCGAGACCTTCGAGCAGGCCCGCGCGGCCGCCGCTCTGGTGAAGGTGGACTATGCGCCGGCCGAGGGCGCCTTCGACCTCGCCAAGGCCATGGACGGCGCGGTGAAGCCCGAGAAGGGCGACGGCATGGGCGGGCCGGCCGACACAATGGTGGGCGATTTCCACGGTGCCTTCGCCGCCGCCCCCGTGCGCCTCGACGCCACCTATTCCACGCCCGATCAGGCCCACGCCATGATGGAGCCGCACGCCTCCACCGCCGCCTGGGAGGGCGACCGGCTGACGGTGTGGACCTCCAACCAGATGATCGAGTGGGGCCGGGGCGATCTCGCCAGGATGCTCGGCCTGCCCAAGGACAAGGTGCGCCTCGTCTCGCCATTCATCGGCGGCGGGTTCGGCGGCAAATTGTTCGTCCGGGCCGATGCGCTGCTGGCGGCGCTGGGCGCGCGGGCGGCGCGGCGGCCGGTGAAGGTGGCGCTGCATCGTCCCCTGATGTTCAACAACACCACGCACCGCCCCGCCACCATCCAGCGCATCCGCATCGGCGCGGGGCGGGACGGGCGCATCACCGCCATCGGCCACGAGAGCTGGTCCGGCGACCTGCCCGGCGGCGGGCTGGAGACGGCGGTGAACCAGACGCGCCTGCTCTACGCCGGCGCCCATCGCCTCACCGCCATGCGGCTCGCCACCTTGCACCTGCCCGAGGGCAACGCCATGCGCGCGCCCGGCGAGGCGCCGGGCATGATGGCGCTGGAAATCGCCATGGACGAGATGGCGGAGCGGCTCGGCCTCGACCCGGTGGAGTTCCGCATCCTCAACGACACCGAGCGCGACCCCGAAAACCCCGACCGCCCCTTCTCCCAGCGCCAGCTGGTCGCCTGCCTGCGCCTCGGTGCGGAACGGTTCGGCTGGAGCCGGCGCAACCCGAAGCCCGGACAGGTGCGCGAGGGTGACCTTCTGGTGGGTCTCGGCATGGCCGTGGGCTTCCGCAACAACCTCCTCATGAAGTCCGGCGCGCGGGTGCGGCTCGATGGCGAGGGCCGGGTGACGGTGGAAACCGCCATGACCGACATCGGCACCGGCAGCTACACCATCCTCGCCCAGACAGCAGCGGAGATGATGGGTGTGGGGCTCGACAAGGTGCGCGTTCTACTGGGCGATTCCGACCTGCCGGCCTCCTGCGGCTCGGGCGGCCAGTGGGGCGCCAACAACGCCACCTCCGGCGTCTATGCGGCCTGCATGAAGCTACGCGAGGAGGTGGCCCGCAAGCTCGGCTTCAATTCGCAGGAAGCCACGTTCTCCGACGGCGAGGTGCGCGCCGGCAACCGCTCCGTGCCGCTGGCGCAGGCGGCGGGGGCGGAGGGGCTGACGGCGGAGGACGCCATCGAATATGGCGACCTCGGAAAGCGCTACCAGCAATCCACCTTCGCCGGCCATTTCGTGGAGGTGGCGGTGGATGCCGCCACCGGCGAGGCGCGGGTGCGCCGCATGCTCGCGGTGTGCGCCGCCGGCCGCATCCTCAACCCCAAGACCGCGCGCAGCCAGGTGATCGGCGCCATGACCATGGGTGTTGGTGCTGCGCTGTTCGAGGAGCTGGCGGTGGACCGCCGCCACGGCTTCTTCGTCAATCACGACCTCGCCGGATACGAGGTGCCCGTGCATGCGGACATCCCGCACCAGGAGGTGATCTTCCTCGACGAGACAGATCCCATCTCCTCGCCCATGAAGGCGAAGGGGGTGGGCGAGCTCGGCCTGTGCGGGGTGGGCGCGGCGGTGGCCAACGCGGTCTACAACGCGACGGGGGTGCGGGTGCGCGACTATCCCATCACCCTCGACAAATACATCCACCGCCTGCCCGAGGTGGGGTGA